The Pseudophryne corroboree isolate aPseCor3 chromosome 2, aPseCor3.hap2, whole genome shotgun sequence genome has a segment encoding these proteins:
- the LOC134994027 gene encoding oocyte zinc finger protein XlCOF22-like: MDTDRSPVTERILHLTLEIIYLLTGEGYTVVKKTSSDCVTPNSCPRVSGILSRTHSPITVPQPHSLIHERHNDQKILELTNKIIQLPAGEVPIRCQDVTVCFSMEEGEYIEEHRGLYKDMMMENLRPLTSLDGPNNRVTPERCPLPLYSQDCTQENHRIPQEYQGDNVTDIKTEDIEEEEETYVTDIKTEDIEGEEETYVTDNKAEDIEEEEETYVTDNKAEDIEGEEETYVTDNKAEDIEGEEETYVTDNKAEDTEEEEETYVTDNKAEDIEGEEQTYVTDNKAEDTEEEEQTYVTDNKAEDIEEEEQTYVTDNKAEDTEGEEQTYVRGDQKCMEEEIPTGNSTDGCSSRNVSEDHLVLTENCDIDDDDITRDSPGENPITPIIHPLPHHTDISSDLSGHEEYSDNAEIATSVTSLTVDTMFSCSIDTQNTKCITHQPAKEHERQFPCSECGKYFRYISQLIIHQRSHTGERPFSCYKCGKYFTRKSSLISHERYHTGEKPFPCSECGKCFTKKSNLVTHLRHHTGEKPFPCSECGKCFTGKSNLVAHLRQHTGEKPFPCSECGKCFTDKSSLVAHLRHHTGEKPFPCSQCGKCFTDKSNLAAHLRRHTGEKPFPCSQCGKCFTDKSSLVSHLRRHIGEKPFPCSECGKCFTLKSALVIHQRSHTGERPFSCYKCGKCFTHKSSLISHERCHTGEKPFACSECGKCFTHKSHLVTHQRKHR, translated from the exons ATGGACACGGACAGGAGCCCTGTGACTGAGAGGATATTAcatctcaccctggagatcatctacctgctgactggggag GGTTACACAGTGgtgaagaagacatccagtgaCTGTGTGACACCCAACAGCTGTCCCCGGGTGTCAGGAATACTGAGCAGGACCCACAGCCCAATCACGGTGCCtcaacctcactcactgatacatgagaggcacaatgaccagaagatcctggaactcaccaacaagatcattcagctgcctgctggagag gttcctataagatgTCAGGATGTCACCGTCTGTTTctccatggaggagggggagtatatagaggaacacaggggtctgtacaaggacatgatgatggagaatcttcggcccctcacatcactgg atggacccaataACAGagttaccccagagagatgtccccttcctctgtattcccaggattgtacacaggagaatcacaggatcccacaggagtatCAG GGTGACAATGTGACTGATattaagacagaagatatagaggaagaagaagagacgtatgtgactgatattaagacagaagatatagagggagaagaagagacgtatgtgactgataataaggcagaagatatagaggaagaagaagagacgtatgtgactgataataaggcagaagatatagagggagaagaagagacgtatgtgactgataataaggcagaagatatagagggagaagaagagacgtatgtgactgataataaggcagaagatacagaggaagaagaagagacgtatgtgactgataataaggcagaagatatagagggtgaagaacagacgtatgtgactgataataaggcagaagatacagaggaagaagaacagacgtatgtgactgataataaggcagaagatatagaggaagaagaacagacgtatgtgactgataataaggcagaagatacagagggagaagaacagACGTATGTGCGAGGTGATCAGAAGTGtatggaggaggaaatccctacaggtaacagcacag ATGGATGTAGCAGCCGGAATGTGTCAGAGGATCATCTCGTTTTAACTGAAAATTGTGACATAGATGATGATGACATCACACGAGATTCTCCTGGAGAAAACCCAATCACGCCAATTATACATCCATTACCTCACCATACTGATATATCATCTGATCTCTCTGGTCATGAGGAATATTCTGATAATGCTGAGATTGCTACATCTGTTACATCTCTTACAGTAGATACAATGTTTTCCTGTTCTATAGATACACAGAACACAAAgtgtattacccatcagccagctaaggaacATGAGAGGcaatttccgtgttctgagtgtggaaaatatttTAGATATATATCACAATtaattatacatcagagaagtcacacaggtgagaggccattttcatgttaCAAGTGTGGCAAATATTTTACACGTAAATCAAGTTTAATTAGTCAtgagagatatcacacaggtgaaaaaccatttccatgttctgagtgtgggaaatgttttacaaaaaaATCAAATCTTGTCACACATCTGAGAcatcacactggtgagaagccatttccatgttctgagtgtgggaaatgttttacaggtaAATCAAATCTTGTCGCACATCTGAGACagcacactggtgagaagccatttccatgctctgagtgtgggaaatgttttacagataaATCAAGTCTTGTCGCACATCTGAGACATCACACtggcgagaagccatttccatgctctcagtgtgggaaatgttttacagataaATCAAATCTTGCCGCACATCTGAGACGTCACACtggcgagaagccatttccatgttctcagtgtgggaaatgttttacagataaATCAAGTCTTGTCTCACATCTGAGACGTCACATtggcgagaagccatttccatgttctgaatgtggcaaatgttttacactgaaatcagctcttgttatacatcagagaagtcacacaggtgagaggccattttcatgttacaagtgtggtaaatgttttacacataaatcaagTTTAATTAGTCatgagagatgtcacacaggtgaaaaaccatttgcatgttctgagtgtgggaaatgttttacacataaatcacatcttgttacacatcagcgaaaacaccggtga